The nucleotide window CACGGCCAGAAGGCTCTGCTCACCATGGACGTGTGGGAGCACGCTTACTACCTCGACTATCAGAACCGCCGCCCCGATTACATCAGCACCTACCTAGACAAGCTGGTGAACTGGGATTTTGTAGCCGCCAACCTGGCAGCTTCCTGATCAGACGTTGATCCACCATCAAGCCCCCGTTCTGCGGGGGCTTTTTGATGCCTCGATCCAAGGAGTGGCCTCAGCCTTTGATCAAATCGCGCAGAGCCTGTTCAACATTGTCTTGGCGCATCAGCGCTTCTCCCACGAGCACCGCACCGGCACCGCTGCTTTGAACGCGATTCAAATCGGAACGAGCAAACAGACCTGACTCACTCACTAAAAGGGCACCTTGCTCGCGCAGGCGATCACCAAACCGTTCTGCAAGCGACTCCGTCGTAGCCAGATCCGTCTCAAAGCTGGTGAGGTCGCGATTGTTGATGCCAATGAGAGGGAAGCCTCCGAGGGTGAGAATTCGCTCCATCTCCTCAGCATCGTGCACTTCTACCAGCACGGTGAGACCGAGAGTGACTGCCACCTTCTGCAGGTAGGCGAGATCCTGATCCGAAAGAATGGCTGCAATGAGCAGAGCTGCATCAGCACCAGCAGCACGCGCCTGATAAAGCTGATGCGGACTGAGAATGAAGTCTTTGCATAACAGCGGCAAGTCCACGGCTTCGCGCACGGCCACCAGCACATCGAATCCGCCCTGGAAAAAGGTTCGATCTGTGAGCACGGACAGACAACTGGCCCCTCCAGCTGCATAGGCCTTGGCAATGGCGACGGGATCGAAATCCTCACGGATCACACCTTTGCTAGGACTCGCTTTCTTGATTTCAGCAATGACGGCAGGTGCCACAGGGGGCTGTCGCAAGGCTCCCAAGAAATCCAGCGGCGATGGCAGGTCTGCAACCTGTGCTTTCAGCTGCACCAGAGGCATACGCTGGCGGGCTGACTCAATCTCCCGATCCTTTTCCCAGACAATCTTCT belongs to Synechococcus sp. WH 7805 and includes:
- the trpC gene encoding indole-3-glycerol phosphate synthase TrpC, whose amino-acid sequence is MEIRRRPPNPKVQVAHLEYAIPHQDGEPRNILEKIVWEKDREIESARQRMPLVQLKAQVADLPSPLDFLGALRQPPVAPAVIAEIKKASPSKGVIREDFDPVAIAKAYAAGGASCLSVLTDRTFFQGGFDVLVAVREAVDLPLLCKDFILSPHQLYQARAAGADAALLIAAILSDQDLAYLQKVAVTLGLTVLVEVHDAEEMERILTLGGFPLIGINNRDLTSFETDLATTESLAERFGDRLREQGALLVSESGLFARSDLNRVQSSGAGAVLVGEALMRQDNVEQALRDLIKG